A stretch of Geotrypetes seraphini chromosome 2, aGeoSer1.1, whole genome shotgun sequence DNA encodes these proteins:
- the LOC117355243 gene encoding gastrula zinc finger protein XlCGF26.1-like isoform X3 has translation MAFQLHQGERKGKKSILCDTTGESLGLNCHQRIHESERPFTSPKCGKSFNHQSNLRRLERIHTRKRLYTCSECGKNFTRQSTLKMHERIHTGEKPYTCSECGKNFTQQSHLITHRRIHTGEKPYTCSECGKSFTQQSALKKHEMMHTGEKPYTCSECGKRFNQQSHLITHKRIHTGQKPYACSECGKRYSHLSALKMHERMHTGEKPYTCSECGKRFNRKSQLITHRRIHTGEKPYTCSECGKRFTLQSTLKMHERMHIGEKPYTCSECGKRFNRQSHLITHRRIHTGQKPYVCSECGKRYSHLSALKMHERIHTGDKAYICSECGKRYSHSALKMHERIHTGEKLYICSECRKIFTQQSTLKMHERMHTGGKPYTCSECGKSFTQQTHLIMHMRIHSEEKPFTCSECGESFSVQSILKIHERMHTGEKPYTCSECGKSFTRHSSLKMHKRMHTGEKPYTCSECGKSFTRQSALKMHERIHNGEKPYTCSECGKSFTRQSVLKMHERIHTGEKPYICSECGKSFTQQSALKMHERMHTGEKPYTCSECGKRFNQQSHLITHRGIHTGEKPYTCSECSKSFTQHYNLKMHKRTHIGVKSYTGQNVVKT, from the coding sequence GTTTAAACTGTCACCAGAGGATCCATGAGAGTGAGAGGCCATTcacaagtccaaaatgtggcaaAAGTTTTAATCACCAATCAAATTTAAGAAGACTTGAGAGGATTCATACCAGAAAGAGActgtatacctgttcagaatgtgggaaaaactTTACTCGgcaatcaactttaaaaatgcacgagaggattcatactggagagaaaccatatacctgttcagaatgtgggaaaaactTTACTCAGCAATCACATTTAATAACGCAcaggaggattcatactggagagaaaccatatacctgttcagaatgtgggaaaagctttactcAGCAATCAGCTTTAAAAAAGCATGAAATGatgcatactggagagaaaccatatacctgttcagaatgtggtaaaagatttAATCAGCAATCACATTTAATAACGCACAAGAGAATTCATACTGGACAGAAACCATAtgcctgttcagaatgtggtaaaagatacAGTCATCTTTCAGCTTTAAAAATGCACGAGAGGatgcatactggagagaaaccatatacctgttcagaatgtggtaaaagatttAATCGGAAATCACAATTAATAACACAcaggaggattcatactggagagaaaccatatacctgttcagaatgtgggaaaaggttTACTCTGCAGTCAACTTTAAAAATGCACGAGAGGATGCATATTGgcgagaaaccatatacctgttcagaatgtgggaaaagattTAATCGGCAATCACATTTAATAACGCAcaggaggattcatactggacAGAAACCATAtgtctgttcagaatgtgggaaaagataCAGTCATCTTTCAGCTTTAAAAATGCATgaaaggattcatactggagataaAGCATAtatctgttcagaatgtggtaaaagatacAGTCATTCAGCTTTAAAAATgcacgagaggattcatactggagagaaactatATATCTGCTCAGAATGTAGGAAAATCTTTACTCAgcaatcaactttaaaaatgcaCGAGAGGATGCATACTGGCgggaaaccatatacctgttcagaatgtgggaaaagctttactcAGCAAACACATTTAATAATGCACATGAGGATTCACTCTGAAGAGAAACCAtttacctgttcagaatgtggggaAAGCTTTAGTGTTCAgtcaattttaaaaatacatgagaggatgcatactggagagaaaccatatacctgttcagaatgtgggaaaagctttactcGGCATTCAagtttaaaaatgcacaagaggatgcatactggagagaaaccatatacctgttcagaatgtggaaaAAGCTTTACTCGGCAATCAGCTTTAAAAATGCACGAGAGGATTCATaatggagagaaaccatatacctgttcagaatgtggaaaAAGCTTTACTCGGCAATCAGTTTTAAAAATgcacgagaggattcatactggagagaaaccatatatctgttcagaatgtgggaaaagctttactcAGCAATCGGCTTTAAAAATGCACGAAAGGatgcatactggagagaaaccatatacctgttcagaatgtggtaaaagatttAATCAGCAATCACATTTAATAACGCACAGggggattcatactggagagaaaccatatacctgttcagaatgtagCAAAAGCTTTACTCAGCACTAtaatttaaaaatgcacaagaggacTCATATTGGAGTAAAATCATATACTggtcagaatgtggtaaaaacttaA